One Solanum pennellii chromosome 9, SPENNV200 DNA segment encodes these proteins:
- the LOC107030576 gene encoding chlorophyllase-2, chloroplastic-like, giving the protein MAIGKASIERDIKMGLSSIFEVGNETIDTINVKSSSSLPCSLLVFSPTKKASYPVLLFFHGFMLQPSWYKSLLQHISSHRYIIVAPQFPLMNQEVKTVKKIAEWLINNLKSVLPEKVQPDLEKVAISGHSKGGNTSFAVALDSSMPLKFSALLGIDPVAGSSPSCLRPPYVLEYIPRIFNQSIPVAVIGAGLSNQSTCCLLPSGAPNGVNHAEFFNESKPPCYYFLAKDYGHADMLQADGIMAILIRIMLKSGKGSKKSMRRAVGGIVVAFLKAYLEGQIDDLNEIVKSPNLAPIILDPVISIKD; this is encoded by the exons ATGGCAATTGGCAAAGCAAGCATAGAGAGAGACATAAAGATGGGATTATCATCAATTTTCGAAGTAGGTAATGAGACAATCGACACTATAAATGTTAAGAGCTCTTCTTCATTGCCATGTTCATTGTTAGTTTTTTCACCAACAAAGAAAGCATCCTATCCAGTTTTACTCTTTTTTCATGGCTTCATGCTCCAACCTAGCTGGTACAAATCCCTCCTTCAACACATTTCTTCCCATCGATATATCATTGTTGCTCCTCAG TTTCCTCTTATGAACCAGGAAGTGAAAACCGTAAAGAAAATAGCAGAATGGTTAATCAACAACCTCAAATCCGTACTGCCGGAGAAAGTTCAACCGGACCTGGAGAAAGTGGCGATCTCCGGTCACAGCAAAGGCGGTAACACGTCATTCGCCGTAGCTTTGGACAGCTCAATGCCTCTCAAATTCTCAGCACTCCTTGGAATTGATCCAGTAGCAGGATCCTCTCCCTCCTGTCTACGTCCTCCCTACGTTCTCGAATACATCCCTCGTATTTTCAATCAATCAATCCCTGTTGCTGTTATTGGTGCTGGCTTGTCAAATCAATCGACATGTTGTTTGCTCCCATCAG GTGCGCCAAATGGGGTTAATCATGCGGAATTTTTCAACGAGAGTAAGCCCCCTTGTTATTATTTCCTTGCTAAGGATTATGGTCATGCAGATATGCTTCAAGCTGATGGAATAATGGCAATTTTAATCAGAATTATGTTGAAAAGTGGAAAAGGATCTAAGAAAAGCATGAGAAGAGCTGTTGGAGGAATTGTGGTAGCATTTCTTAAGGCTTATTTGGAAGGTCAAATTGATGACTTAAATGAGATTGTTAAATCACCTAATCTTGCTCCAATTATTCTTGATCCAGTTATTTCTATCaaggattaa
- the LOC107029446 gene encoding protein TIFY 4B-like isoform X2, translating to MSLEQTVYKSPLDKPLYLLTDDDISQLTREDCRRFLKAKGMRKPSWNKSQAIQQVISLKALFETTPESDTGQRKKRHIPRPDTSLQRVQKETSIDAEFAESAEETVPYGRKPPNKPDLSGDKAASAVAVVNNLAPSRTTDSGNASAGQLTIFYCGKVNVYDDVPAEKAEAIMHLAASPLFVPSETPLDANRAAQHSECHLQAANVKLGQDSPMVLMPTMQTGKITEVTRLHLEESNTFYEDNPEAVNHVSRKALLERYREKRKDSISRLC from the exons ATGTCGCTGGAACAAACTGTTTACAAGTCTCCTCTGGATAAACCGCTTTACCTACTTACCGATGACGACATTTCTCAGCTCACTCGCGAAGATTGCCGACGTTTTCTTAAAGCTAAAG GAATGAGAAAGCCGTCATGGAATAAATCACAGGCGATTCAGCAGGTGATTTCACTGAAGGCGTTGTTTGAGACGACGCCGGAATCCGACACCGGTCAGCGGAAAAAGCGTCACATTCCTCGCCCGGACACTAGTTTACAGCGA GTCCAGAAAGAAACGAGTATCGATGCAGAATTTGCTGAATCGGCTGAAGAAACGGTGCCGTACGGTAGAAAACCTCCCAATAAACCTGATCTTTCCGGCGACAAAGCTGCAAGTGCTGTTGCCGTTGTCAATAACTTAGCTCCTTCTAG AACCACAGATTCAGGAAATGCATCAGCAGGTCAATTGACAATCTTCTATTGCGGCAAGGTGAATGTGTATGATGATGTACCTGCTGAAAAG GCAGAAGCAATCATGCATCTTGCTGCAAGCCCACTCTTTGTCCCTTCAGAAACTCCATTGGATGCTAACAGAGCAGCTCAACATTCCGAATGCCATTTGCAAGCTGCAAATGTTAAACTGGGTCAAGATTCTCCTATGGTGCTCATGCCAACCATGCAAACAG GGAAAATAACTGAAGTGACTCGCCTGCATTTGGAGGAAAGCAACACTTTCTATGAAGACAATCCTG AAGCAGTGAACCACGTAAGCAGAAAAGCATTACTGGAAAGATATCGTGAGAAGCGGAAAGACAG
- the LOC107029446 gene encoding protein TIFY 4B-like isoform X3, with protein sequence MSLEQTVYKSPLDKPLYLLTDDDISQLTREDCRRFLKAKGMRKPSWNKSQAIQQVISLKALFETTPESDTGQRKKRHIPRPDTSLQRVQKETSIDAEFAESAEETVPYGRKPPNKPDLSGDKAASAVAVVNNLAPSRTTDSGNASAGQLTIFYCGKVNVYDDVPAEKAEAIMHLAASPLFVPSETPLDANRAAQHSECHLQAANVKLGQDSPMVLMPTMQTGKITEVTRLHLEESNTFYEDNPEAVNHVSRKALLERYREKRKDR encoded by the exons ATGTCGCTGGAACAAACTGTTTACAAGTCTCCTCTGGATAAACCGCTTTACCTACTTACCGATGACGACATTTCTCAGCTCACTCGCGAAGATTGCCGACGTTTTCTTAAAGCTAAAG GAATGAGAAAGCCGTCATGGAATAAATCACAGGCGATTCAGCAGGTGATTTCACTGAAGGCGTTGTTTGAGACGACGCCGGAATCCGACACCGGTCAGCGGAAAAAGCGTCACATTCCTCGCCCGGACACTAGTTTACAGCGA GTCCAGAAAGAAACGAGTATCGATGCAGAATTTGCTGAATCGGCTGAAGAAACGGTGCCGTACGGTAGAAAACCTCCCAATAAACCTGATCTTTCCGGCGACAAAGCTGCAAGTGCTGTTGCCGTTGTCAATAACTTAGCTCCTTCTAG AACCACAGATTCAGGAAATGCATCAGCAGGTCAATTGACAATCTTCTATTGCGGCAAGGTGAATGTGTATGATGATGTACCTGCTGAAAAG GCAGAAGCAATCATGCATCTTGCTGCAAGCCCACTCTTTGTCCCTTCAGAAACTCCATTGGATGCTAACAGAGCAGCTCAACATTCCGAATGCCATTTGCAAGCTGCAAATGTTAAACTGGGTCAAGATTCTCCTATGGTGCTCATGCCAACCATGCAAACAG GGAAAATAACTGAAGTGACTCGCCTGCATTTGGAGGAAAGCAACACTTTCTATGAAGACAATCCTG AAGCAGTGAACCACGTAAGCAGAAAAGCATTACTGGAAAGATATCGTGAGAAGCGGAAAGACAG
- the LOC107030395 gene encoding uncharacterized protein LOC107030395, giving the protein MGLADTIQENNQASNQNRAKAMIFLRHHLDEGLKMEYLTVKDPLVLWNNLKDRYDHLKLVVLPQQQYREMRFKKYSELISHLLVAEQHNDLLMKNHDSRPTGSMSFPEVNTTNFHQSRREKGRGPNRDHGRGRGRNFNHGDRFALNNNLQHHQCKKKNEKHDVVQKKNSDNKCYRCGGKGHWSRTCRTSRHLVELYQVSLKEVKNNAEANFITEDTVEPMHLDVADFFENPEGKIDHLIGDGSVIM; this is encoded by the exons ATGGGTCTAGCAGACACcatccaagaaaataatcaagcatCGAATCAAAATCGTGCTAAGGCGATGATATTTCTCCGTCATCACCTTGATGAAGGtttgaaaatggaatatctcaCTGTTAAGGATCCTCTGGTGTTGTGGAACAATTTGAAAGATAGATATGACCACCTGAAGTTGGTCGTCCTTCCACAG CAACAATACCGAGAAATGAGATTTAAAAAGTATTCCGAATTAATTTCACATCTCCTTGTTGCTGAACAACATAATGACTTACTGATGAAAAACCATGATAGTCGACCTACTGGTTCTATGTCATTTCCTGAAGTAAATACAACAAATTTTCACCAATCTAGACGTGAAAAAGGTCGTGGCCCCAATCGTGACCATGGTCGAGGTCGAGGAAGAAATTTTAATCATGGTGATCGTTTTGCACTAAATAATAACCTTCAACACCATCAGtgtaaaaagaagaatgaaaaacatgacgtagtgcagaagaaaaattcagaCAACAAATGTTATCGATGTGGAGGAAAAGGACATTGGTCACGTACCTGTCGTACGTCAAGGCACCTGGTTGAGCTATATCAAGTTTCCCTGAAGGAGGTGAAAAATAACGCAGAAGCCAACTTTATCACGGAAGATACTGTTGAACCCATGCATCTAGATGTAGCGGATTTCTTTGAGAATCCCGAAGGAAAGATAGATCACCTGATAGGTGATGGGTCTGTgataatgtaa
- the LOC107029434 gene encoding protein LIFEGUARD 2-like, with protein MWNQAYRKHDVEFGTAPLYPAMLESPELRWSFIRKVYSIISIQLLLTIAVASVVVTVHPISHFFAATNAGLALYIVLIITPFITLCPLYYYHQRHPVNYLLLGLFTVSLAFTIGLTCAFTSGKVILEAVILTTAVVISLTLYTFWAAKRGQDFNFLGPFLFGALIVLLLFSFIQILFPLGKISVMIYGCLASIIFCGYIVYDTDNLIKRYTYDEYIWAAICLYLDVINLFLSLLSIFRAADN; from the exons ATGTGGAACCAGGCTTACCGGAAACATGACGTGGAGTTCGGCACTGCGCCGTTGTATCCGGCGATGTTGGAAAGTCCTGAACTCCGGTGGTCTTTTATTCGAAAAGTATACTCGATTATTTCTATACAGTTGCTTCTGACTATTGCGGTCGCCTCTGTCGTCGTCACCGTTCATCCAATTTCACACTTCTTTGCAGCCACAAATGCAGGCTTAGCACTTTATATTGTACTCATCATCACTCCATTTATCA CGTTGTGCCCGTTGTATTACTATCACCAGAGACATCCGGTTAACTACTTGCTTCTTGGATTGTTCACGGTTTCTCTTGCCTTTACTATCGGATTGACTTGCGCATTCACCAGCG GCAAAGTAATTCTGGAGGCAGTCATACTGACAACAGCGGTAGTGATTAGTCTGACATTATACACCTTCTGGGCGGCTAAAAGAGGCCAAGATTTCAACTTCCTGGGACCTTTTTTGTTTGGTGCTCTTATTGTTCTTCTGTTGTTTTCCTTCATCCAG ATTCTTTTCCCTCTGGGTAAGATCTCAGTGATGATCTATGGGTGTCTTGCGTCGATCATCTTCTGTGGGTACATTGTCTATGATACAGACAATCTAATCAAGCGGTACACTTATGATGAGTACATCTGGGCTGCTATATGCTTGTATCTGGACGTTATCAATTTGTTCCTCTCTCTGTTGTCCATCTTCAGGGCGGCTGATAATTGA